TCCACTTTACATCAACGATGATCTCACAGTGCCGCGTTACCAGAAGAATCAGGCGACTTACAGGAACGGTAAGTACAACAACTTCATGCAACAGGAATCCCTGCTGGATTCCAATGGCTTTTACAAAAGCCCCGCTGCAAGTCTGACCGGAAAGATCCAATGCATAAACTATGATCCCATCACAAAACTTTATACCTTAACATTTGATTTATTCAATCGTAAGGATGCTTCTGCAGTGGCAGACTCCAATCTGGCTATTTCTTTTTTTAACGGAGATCCAACCAATGCAGGAACCTTGATCGGCCATTATTATACGCTGAGATCCATTTATCCGGGAGACAGTTTGCTGAATCTGGAATTTAAATTTTCTGCCCGCAATCTTTCAGATCTGTTTATGGTGATCAACTCGGTACGCAATACCCCGGGCAACTTCGGAGATCAAGATTTTCTACAGGCAGAATGTGATTACACGGATAATATTTCGCGTACAATTGATCTTCCGAAGATTGACAGTATTCATGCAATGATTTGCAAGGGATCCTCTTATCGGTTTGTGGATACGAGCATCGTGGATGCAGGTAAGTATTATCGCAAGCTAAGTTCTGTAAAAGGATGTGATAGTTTAATTACGATATTGGATCTGACGACAGCTGATACCATTTACATCAATCAATCCATTCAAACTTGCGATGCATACTTCTGGAATCATCAGACCTTGACACAGACGGGCATTTATCGCTTTGACACCATTAATCAATTTGGTTGCGACAGCATCGTTAACCTGGATCTAACCATCCATAAATCCAATGCAACAAACATCAGACACACTGATTGCGATGCATACAGCTGGAATGGACAAACCTACAATACCGGTGGAATCTATTCGTACAAAACAAAAAATAGTTTCGGCTGCGACAGCACCGTAACGCTGGAACTCACTCTTCACCATTCCGATTCCAACCATTTGCAAATCGAAACCTGCAATTCATTTGTTTGGAATGGAAGGACCTATACACAAAGTGGTGTATATACACTCGACACCATCAATCAATTCGGATGTGACAGTGTGGTGCAATTAAATCTGAATATAAATTCTCAGATCAATAAAACCATTGTTCAAACCTCTTGTGATGCTTATCAATGGAATGGACGCAATTACAGTCAATCAGGAATTTATACGGATACGACACAAAGTTCCAAAGGATGCGACAGCATCACTACCCTGCAACTAACCATCAATAAATCCAACAGTTCAAATACGGTGCACACAACTTGCGACCGCTATGTATGGAATGGAAATACTTATACACAAAGCGGTACATATACTTTTCAAACACAAAATGCAAGTGGATGTGACAGCACCGCTACTTTGCAATTGACTGTAAAAAATTCAACTCAATCAGAGATCAATGTTGCAAGTTGTGATAAGTACTTCTGGAACAATGTAAGCTATACGCAAAGTGGAACGTATCAATACAACACAATTAATTCATCAGGCTGTGACAGCACGGCAGTTTTAAATTTGGTCATACATAAGTCGGATAGTTTGCTGCAAAAACAAACGGCATGTGAGACATTTGTTTGGAATAATGTCACGTACACACAATCAGGAAAATATATTTTTCAGACAATCAATCAATATGGCTGCGACAGCATCGTCACCTTGGATTTAAACATTGTTTCATCTACCAAAAAAGATACTTCCATTTCCATTTGTGACAGCATAATGTTTCTGGGTAAAAATTTAACAAGTTCCGGAAACTATTCCTTTCCTCTAACCAATGCGGCGGGTTGTGATTCCATCGTAAATTTGAATTTGAAAATCAACTCCAACTATTATAAACAAAATGTTATAAGATGTGATGCATACGTCTGGGATTTGAATGGCAAAAAGTTTGACACTTCCGGAATGTATTCAGAAAAATATACAAACAGCTCAGGTTGTGATTCTATTTATTATTTGGAATTAACCATCCATCCGAAGTATGAATTCACACAACAGGCAGAAGCATGTAAACAATACCGGTGGCCACTCAACAATCAATTGCTTACAGAATCTGGCCTGTACACCATTCCACTCAAAACCCATCAGGGCTGTGATTCCATTCTCAGTTTGGATCTTAAAATAAATGAAGAT
This region of Candidatus Vicinibacter affinis genomic DNA includes:
- a CDS encoding gliding motility-associated C-terminal domain-containing protein, translating into MKFNILIKITIFILISFVNVKSQHCAGYPDSNFCYKIDGFKSLVTRIDKKIEFPHKVYDASIHLLADIDGDCNSELITFSRRGDSIYIIDLVNGITKITIPIKNVNASENSILISDINGNNIPEFIIQTVRNPANPDNFDSDRLICYGLDGSILWISDTTVNAVNNGNARTGAIGICDFNFDGIPEIYTSNKIFNALTGKKLADGGNNGFGYNRLAIGTYIPISVAANLDSDTSDLELAAGFSIYKVMITNPNGMTGNSMIAKNILFNGSTEDGTTSIADINSDGILDVIVSAPTRNSDPILYAYYLDNNSPSLISYASFPNVQQISHASVGNLNNNGSPSIIVNISTKLYSFRFNGSQVFNPDWILNTTDTSGVCGIGIYDIDGDGLQEIIFRDMTDLRILSGIGSTPFVMSQIKCSSPTLREFPTISDYDHTGNIKICVTCTDPFPYRNPRITVFGPPDGDHWAPARGIWNQYAYNPLYINDDLTVPRYQKNQATYRNGKYNNFMQQESLLDSNGFYKSPAASLTGKIQCINYDPITKLYTLTFDLFNRKDASAVADSNLAISFFNGDPTNAGTLIGHYYTLRSIYPGDSLLNLEFKFSARNLSDLFMVINSVRNTPGNFGDQDFLQAECDYTDNISRTIDLPKIDSIHAMICKGSSYRFVDTSIVDAGKYYRKLSSVKGCDSLITILDLTTADTIYINQSIQTCDAYFWNHQTLTQTGIYRFDTINQFGCDSIVNLDLTIHKSNATNIRHTDCDAYSWNGQTYNTGGIYSYKTKNSFGCDSTVTLELTLHHSDSNHLQIETCNSFVWNGRTYTQSGVYTLDTINQFGCDSVVQLNLNINSQINKTIVQTSCDAYQWNGRNYSQSGIYTDTTQSSKGCDSITTLQLTINKSNSSNTVHTTCDRYVWNGNTYTQSGTYTFQTQNASGCDSTATLQLTVKNSTQSEINVASCDKYFWNNVSYTQSGTYQYNTINSSGCDSTAVLNLVIHKSDSLLQKQTACETFVWNNVTYTQSGKYIFQTINQYGCDSIVTLDLNIVSSTKKDTSISICDSIMFLGKNLTSSGNYSFPLTNAAGCDSIVNLNLKINSNYYKQNVIRCDAYVWDLNGKKFDTSGMYSEKYTNSSGCDSIYYLELTIHPKYEFTQQAEACKQYRWPLNNQLLTESGLYTIPLKTHQGCDSILSLDLKINEDFEKRDTVITDTTYTWPVNAQTYDKSGTYQESFRSTVGCDSLHYLYLLIKKNYGIYYPNIIYPGGVNNGFTLFDDGSTIAQITKLSIYDRWGSQVWQQENFAANDPSLGWDGSFKGKAVVPGVYVWHAQLTLQDGSVISWQGEVTVVR